The nucleotide window GGCGAGGCCGGCCGGCAGCCGCTGGTGCGATGGCTGCGCCGTTCGGGCGTCGAGCGCGTCGACTATCTCGTGTTGCCGGCCGAGAGCGCTGACGATCTGGGCGGCCTGATCGCCGTGCTCGGGGCAATCGAGGTCGGTGAGCTGTGGCTCGTCGGTGAGGCCTCCGCGCCGGCGCTCGCGCGGGTTCTACGATGGATCGCGCCGCAGCGGCTACGCCTGAGACCGCCGCGTGCCCTCACCGGTCGCGACTGGCGGCTCGAAGCGCTGCGTTGCGAATTGTGGACAGGCGGCGGCAAGGGACGGCGGCGGCGCTCGATGCCGAGGCGGCGTGGACTGGCCTTGGCGCTGCGCTTTGGTCAGTCCGAGGTGCTGCTCACGGCAGGCCACCGAGTCGCTAGGTGTTGGTCCGTCGCGGGAGGTCGTGCGCGCGCTGCCGCCCCCGGGCCGGCCGGGTTTGCGCCGGGCGGCGTGGTGCTCCCCACGCTATCAGGGGGAACGCAGCGCCCGCGGGCGCTTGGCGCCTCGGCATGGCGCGGCCAGCACGATGCAGGCCGGGTCGATCCGCTCGCTCTACCCGAGCGCGGCGCTCGCGTCGTCGAGCTGCTGGCCGATGGCACGCTGCGCAGCCGCGCGATCGCCGCCTCGAGCCAGCGGACCTTCCGTTTCGAAGACTGAGGGTTGGCCCGCGGGCTTTCCCGCGCTGCTGTCTGTGGTAGATACGCCCACGGCAGCAGCTAATCGAGGAGGACGCCGATGGAGCTTACCGAGCAAGCAGTGGTCGAGGCCCTGCGACCCATTCAGGATCCGGACCTGCGGCGCAGCATCGTCGACCTGGGGTTTGTCCAGCGCGTCGCCATTGCCGGCGGGCGCGTGACCTTCGACCTCGTCCTCACGACGCCGGCCTGTCCCGTGCGGGAGCAGCTTCAGGCGGCCTGTCAGCGGGCAGTAGCGGCGCTTCCTGGCGTGAGCGACGTGGCGGTTGCGCTCAAGGCCGAGACCCGTGGCGCGCCGCTGGCAGGGCGCAAGGTGCTGGAGACCGTGCGGAACATCGTCGGCATCGCCTCTGGCAAGGGCGGGGTCGCGAAGTCCACGACGGCCGTCAATGTCGCGGTCGCGCTGGCGCAATCGGGCGCTCGGGTCGGGATTCTCGACGCGGACATCTACGGACCATCTGTGCCGACGATGCTCACGGTGGACGAGGAGCCGACGATGAGCGCCGACGGGGTCATCAGCCCCGCGTCGGCGCTTGGAATGAAGGTGATGTCGATCGGCTTCTTCATCCCGCCCGGTCGTGCGGCGATTTTGCGCGGCCCGATGGCCTCTGGCTATGTGACGCAGTTCCTCGGCAATGTCGACTGGGGCGAGCTCGACTATCTGATCGTCGACTACCCGCCCGGAACGGGTGACATCCAGCTCACGTTGTCGCAGCAGGCGGCGGTGACCGCCGCGGTGGTGTGCACCACGCCGCAGGACATCTCCTTGATCGATGTGCGCAAGGCGATCGCGATGTTCGAGACGACGAAGGTGCCGCGCCTCGGCATCGTCGAGACGATGAGCCACTTCATCTGCGATGGCTGTGGCAAGCAGCATGCGCTGCTTGGCGAGGGGGGCGGGCAACGGATCGCCGCTGAAGCCGGTCTTCCCCTGCTGGGACAGATTCCGATCGATCCACGCGTGGTCAGCGGCGGCGACCAGGGTCGCCCGATCGTCGTCGAGTGGCCTGACTCGCCGGCGGCGCAGGCGTATCGTGCCGTCGCTGGCGCCATTGCCGCGCGCTTGTCGACCCTGCATCTCGACCGGGGTGACGCCCTCGAGAGCTTCTCGCTGGGCTGGAACGCCTGACCGTCCGCGACGCGCGGGTGGGGGAGGAAGAGCATGGCGAGCGACGACTACGCGGTG belongs to Pseudomonadota bacterium and includes:
- a CDS encoding Mrp/NBP35 family ATP-binding protein, encoding MELTEQAVVEALRPIQDPDLRRSIVDLGFVQRVAIAGGRVTFDLVLTTPACPVREQLQAACQRAVAALPGVSDVAVALKAETRGAPLAGRKVLETVRNIVGIASGKGGVAKSTTAVNVAVALAQSGARVGILDADIYGPSVPTMLTVDEEPTMSADGVISPASALGMKVMSIGFFIPPGRAAILRGPMASGYVTQFLGNVDWGELDYLIVDYPPGTGDIQLTLSQQAAVTAAVVCTTPQDISLIDVRKAIAMFETTKVPRLGIVETMSHFICDGCGKQHALLGEGGGQRIAAEAGLPLLGQIPIDPRVVSGGDQGRPIVVEWPDSPAAQAYRAVAGAIAARLSTLHLDRGDALESFSLGWNA